The Bradyrhizobium sp. CCGB01 genome segment CCTCGCGGCTGCCTGGCAGTACGCCAAGCGGACAGGGCGTACACTGGTCATCGATTGGCGCGGCTCTTGTTATCTCGATGAACCCTTCACCAACGCCTTTGGGGTCTTCTTCGAGCCAATTCAAAGCATCGCGGGCGTACGCGTGATTTGCGATGAACAGATCAATCAGCTCTCATTTCCGGGGCCATTCTTTCCAGCTTGGTGGAATAGGCCATCCATCGACTGCGTTTATCGACCAAATGAGCAGATTTTTCGCGAGCGTGACGAGCTCCGGAGGCTCTTCGAAGATCAAAATGATACTCACGCGAATACTGTAGTATGTGATGCTTGTTTGATGTGGGGTTGTGATCAGGACGCGGAGCGACAGATATTTCAGGCGGTCAAGCTGCGGTCGGAAATTCAATCGCGGATTGATGCAATTTATCAGGAGCACTTTGGCGGCCGCAGCGTAATAGGTGTTCATGTTCGACACGGCAACGGTGAAGATGTCATGGGGCACGCACCTTACTGGGTAGATCCGCAGCTGGCCTTGGGGCAGGTATGCGCTGCCATTGAAAAGGCCAAGGCGTTGCCCCACGCAAAGCCAGTTACAGTATTTTTGTGTACGGACAGCCCGAAAGTGCTGCGTCAGGTGTCCGCCTGGTTTCCCGACCTCTTTTCGATCTCAAAGCGCTTTCAAGCGGATCAGGCAGGACCATTACACAGTGCAGAACTGGGCGCGGAGGGTGGGTTTTCTGCCCTGATCGAGATGTACCTCCTCGGTCGATGCGATACCGTAATCCGTTTTCCGCCGACCAGCGCCTTCACGCGCTATGCGCGCCTTGTCGCGCCACGCGTTATTGAGTTCGATTTGAACGATCCGAGCCGTTTGATCGTCTTCGATGGGGAGGCCGTTCGCAAGAACTCGTAACCTGCAGAGCCACACGCGTGCGGCTCATGCCGCCTTTTGCATTTGCTGTGTCGTTACGCCGCCGGGTGCGTTGGCAAGGGATCTTTCAAGGACCACCGAGCCGAGTGAGGGGAACAATCTTCCTGGGTTCGAGATGAGCCTCGACAATCGTGCCGTTAGAGCATTTCATTGCTTAATTGGATTGGAGGGGATTCCGGTTTTGGCGGATTGTGATTCAAGATGCTGACTGGATTGGAGGCCAGCATCGCATGACCCGACCTCTTTCCCTGGATCTTCGCGAGCGTGTGGTGACGTCGGTTTTGGCGGGCGAGAGCTGCCGGTCTGTGGCGGGACGGTTTGGTGTTGCGGTCTCGTCGGTTGTGAAGTGGTCGCAGCGGCGGCGGGCGACCGGCTCGGTTGTGCCTGGCAAAATCGGCGGTCACCGCAAGCTCCTGCGCCGGGAAGGGCTGCGGTTTGAAAAAACCACTGTTCGCGCTCGAACAGGTTCGCGCCGACGCCTCTCGTAAGCGCCGGCGTTGGCGATCCTGGCAGGCCGGATTTGATCCGGGCTGGCTCGTCTTCATCGATGAGACCTGGATCAAGACCAGCATGGCCCCTTTGCGGGGCTGGGGCCCCAAAGGGGTGCGCCTGCGCGGCTTCGCCCCGCACGGTCACTGGCGTGCCCTCACATTCCTCGGCGCACTCCGCCATGACCAACTCACGGCACCTTGCGTCTTCGACGGCCCGATCAACGGCGAATGCTTTCGCGCTTACGTGAAGCATCTTCTCTCCTGCCAACCCTGCGCGAGGCGACATCGTCATTCTCGACGATCTCGGAAGCCACAAGTCGAGAGCTGTCAGACAGATGATCCAGGCTGCTGGCGCCAGGCTCTGGTACCTGCCGCCATACTCGCCCGACCTCAACCCGATCGAACAGGCCTTCTCCAAGATCAAACACTGGATGCGGCAAGCTCAGAAGCGCACCATCCAGGACACTTGGCGCCACGTAGGTCACCTCGTTCAGGACATCCAGCCTCGCGAATGCGCCAACTACTTCGCCAACGCCGATGCTTCAGTCAAAATTTGAAACGCTCTAGTGCGTTGGGGAGAGCTGAGGGCGACGCAGTGATTCCGGCAGAATGTTTGCTGGATGTACCTTTTGGGTAGGGGCAGACACACGCGTCTTTCGCGTACAGGCTAGTATGGGACCGGCGGCGTTGCTCCAGTAAACAACCAATGCGCCAAAACAACCGTCAACGTCGGACCACACGTAGCTCGGGTCCTTGTAGCTTGAACTTGTTGGACCACCAGTTCGACGAACCTGACGTATAAGGCTAGCCACGTCCGATCAGCAGAAGTTGCGAGCATCCTGCCATGAGGCGGTGGTAGCATGCACCAGACGCTCGTTGTCCATGGGCTCGCTACTGCGGCCGAGTGGCGTCAATTGGGTCGAGGGACGATAGATCGAAATGTGCCGGCAGAAGCCAGGTTCTCAGGACGCGCTGACAAAGCTAAGACTTTATTTGCCTGCGCATCGATCGGCGATCAAACTTAAAACGCGTGCCAGTGGCTCTGATCTTCGTTCAATTTGGCTGACAAACGACAAAATGCCTGCTTCAGGACGCATTGAAGTGTTTCCGACACAAGGGACCGTATTTCCCTAATTCAGCGAACAGGAAGCAGACCCGCTATGTCGTCAACCCGCTAAGCTGTTTGGGAGCGCGGCTTGCGCAATCTTGTCGGCTTCGCAGTGCACTGGCCCAAATCCTGCACGATCTACGCGTAAATGGATGTGGCAAGGGCAACATAAGATGCGTTTGAGTTCTGGACATGTTTGCCAATGCTGCGCTCCTGTCTTGCGCGGACGTCAATATCCCTTTCACGTCGCTGTGACTCGCGTGCAAATGGAGGCCGAAACACGCTTCTGTCGCCTAGGCGTCGCGGCTTCGGCCGGATGTATCGGTAGAATGTGGCGGCCCACTACGATCTATAGAGCGGTGAACGCTGCCGCTCCGCATGACCGAACTCGAAAGGTCTCGGCGTATACGGTTGCTGGCGTTGTGCAGCGCGTCCGTCTCAGCCGAAGGCCCGGATGGCGCGCCGCTTACATTGTCGATAACGCCAGTCGAAATGTGGAAGAGGCCATCCGACATCAGTCCTCTGGCGCCATTCTTGTCGGCATCGCGGCAGCGCTCGGTGTTCTGATCGCGTCTTTGCAGCGCGAAGTAGTTGCTCGCACGCAATCGCTCGTAGGTTGGCATGTCCAGCTCAAATAGCCTGAAGCGCAATGGCGAGAAAGCGATAAGCAAATCGTTTTCTTGAATGAAAGAAATCACGTCAGTGTCTCAATTCGTAGCGTAGAACATATGTGACGACATGTGCATACGACGAGATGCCGCCAGCCCCGTGTTGCACTGCGCTGATGGGTTTTCAATGAAGTGTCTGCTCGACTTTGGGAAAGAGTGCGAATCGAATGAAAGCCTCTTGGTTACCGTCGTGCCATGAAAAGGTGTTATCTCCCACCGCTATCGGAGTTAGCGCGAAATCGAGAGTGAGATGCAAGACAATGTTTCGAAGTTCGAACTAAGTGCAAGCAAGGAGACGAAGGGCGGCGTCGACGTTGTCACGGTGCAAATTGCTTCCGAATGCGAATGGCCCGGCTCGGAAGGCGGGGTGAGTTATCCCGTGGACCTGCCGTTGAACGAAATCGCGCTCCGAGGAGTGCTCGAAATATCGAACATGCTCGCCAGTCCCTCGCGGCTCGAAGTCGCGCTGGCAAGCGTCATCGATCTGCTGCAGTCCTCTCTGCAGATGCGGCACGGTGTCGTCTCTCTCCTGGCAGACGATGACGTCGCGGAGATTGCGGTCGGAGCGGGCTGGAGCGAAGGAAGCGATGAGCGTTACCGCATGCGCCTGCCCCAAAAAGCGATTGAGCAGATTGTCTCCACGGGCATGCCGTTCGTGGCTGAGGACGTTGCTACTAATCCGGCGTTTAGCGCAGCTGATATGGAAGTGCTCGGCGCATCCGATCACATGCGGCTGTCGTTCATCGGGGTTCCCATCGGCGTCGATGGAAAAGTGGTGGGCACGCTATCCATCGAACGTTTGCCAGACATCGACGCGATGTTCCCGCTGGATTCCGATGTCCGGCTACTCACCATGATCGCCAACCTAGTTGGGCAGGCGGTGAAGCTTCATCGCCTGGTAGCGCGCGACCGCAAGCGCCTTATGGCCGAGAGCTATAGATGGCAGAAGGAACTTCTTGAATTTAAGCAGCAAGCGCGAGAACGGAAGAGAGTTCACATCGATGGTATAATCGGTACCAGTCCAGCGCTGCGGGGACTGCTCGACAAGATCGCTGTGGTAGCCAAGTCGAACGCTACGGTCTTATTGCGGGGTGAATCGGGCACGGGCAAGGAGCTGGTGGCCAAAGCAATTCATGAGCTATCCCCCCGCGCCAAGCGGCCGTTCATCAAAATGAACTGCGCGGCGCTGCCCGAGACAGTGCTGGAATCCGAATTGTTTGGTCATGAAAAGGGAGCCTTTACCGGCGCTCTCAATTCACGCAAAGGACGCTTTGAACTCGCCGACAAGGGCACTCTGTTTCTGGACGAGATCGGCGAGATCTCGGGCTCGTTTCAGGCGAAGCTGTTGCGGGTTCTTCAGGAGCAAGAGTTCGAGCGGGTCGGTAGCGGCCACACCATGAAAGTTGATGTCCGCGTGATTGCTGCAACCAACAAGGATCTGGAAGGGGCGGTGGCAAAGAACGAGTTTCGCGCAGATCTCTATTATCGCATTAGCGTGGTTCCTTTGCTGCTGCCGCCCTTGCGCGAGAGGCGCAGCGACATTCCGCTGCTTGCGACTGAGTTTCTCAAAAGTTTTAACGGCGAGAACAGCCGTACGTTAACGTTTGATCCGAGCGCCATGGAAGTGCTGATGAATTGCGGTTTTCCGGGCAATGTGCGAGAACTCGAAAATTGCGTGCAGCGGACTGCGACACTTGCCCCAGGGCCATTCATTTTTAGGAGCGATTTTGCCTGCTGCCATGGTCAATGCCTTTCTGCCCTGCTGTGGAAAAGCGGATTAGGTGAACCGAAGCCGCGGGCGGCGCTAAGTGGTGAGCAATCGGCGAAACCACCCATGTCAACCCCTGACGCAGCTTCGTCGATTGCCGTTCTGGCTCCGCCTGTCGAGGCTACGTCGGCCGATCATGCGGTCTTGAATGGTGCGAAACTGACGGATCGCGAGCGCCTCATTGCTGCAATGGAAAAGTCTGGCTGGGTGCAGGCGAAGGCAGCGCGTCTACTCGGACTAACGCCGCGCCAAATAGGTTACGCGCTGAGGAAGTATGGCATTGAAATCAAACGTTTGTGAGCAGCTGCTGGACTAGGTCTCCAATCCTGGACCCGAGCGTGCCAGAATCTGCGATGCTAGAGGACTTTTAGCCAAGTTGGCTATTGGACGACACTCATGCCACGTAGGTGTCAATGAGATACTTGGTGATCCTTTGCTATTTCGGCGGTCGGGGTCGCTATGACTCTTCCATGCCGGCACGGGGCCTGGAGTTTCGCTGAAGAACTCGTCTCTCGAAAGGCTAAGCGAGCCGGCGCGGTTGTTGAAGTCGTTGTAGCGGCAAGTTGCTCCCCGTAAATCAGATCTTTGTGCCGGAGGATCAGATCATCCGGGGTGCAGACAAAGTCCCACTCTGGCCGTGTCCTCAGTGGACGGTACAGATTGGGAGGAAGGACAGAGCATTGAGAGCTGCAATTACCAGGGCTGTAGCCCTGCGGAAGGGCGAAGATGAGAGCAGTTGGAGTTGCGGCCCAAGTTCGCGGCCTCCAGTGAGCGCGACGCTATGCCTCGGGGCGTCGTCCCAGTTCGGTTCGCAGATTGCAAATAGCGCTGTTGGCCAGATGCAGTACGTTCTTCTCACCTGTTCTCAATGAACGTTCCAGGTAGACTCGCAAGCGAGCGCGCAGCAACGACTCCGCATTATGCGTCAAGAATGGATCTTTCTCAATAAAACGCCATGACTTCTCAAACGCCACGCGGACCAGAGTCTCGTGCTTGAGTGAAGTGTGATCCATGAATACTAAACTCCAACAGATTATCCGAGCAACGGCTCGCCGCTGGTCAGAAATGGTAGGTCGCAAGCGGGCCCTTAACCGAGCGGATCATCGATAGTTATTCAGCTCGTAGGACGCGATTGCTAATGGTCTATACAGGTGTTTGTTGAAGCCATGATGACCGCGGCCGTGCAAAGTGTCGTCAGAACTTTCGCTAAGTGCGGTGTTCTATTAAACTTTAGAGAAGATTGTTGCCCTCACGGGATGGAAATCGATTCCAGCGTGTGACGGCCATTGCTTTCGTTTTCTCCAGATGCACCGAGCATTCGGAAACGCGCGAAAAGGTGGTTGTTCGATGCGTGATGGGGCCACCTGCTGTTTTCGCCTACGTCGATAAGGGCTTCAGAGCGGGTGCCTCGGTCCCCAGTGCCCGAGGATCTCTGAGCGACAATGCTAATTCGGGGAATTCACCTTGCCTCTTACGACTACTGTTGCAGCATTGGAGCGTGCTGAGCACTTGATCTTCAGTCATGAACCCGGTTTTCGACCAGGTTGTCCAGCACCGCGTTGGCGAGCACGCGCAGCGGTCAATTCGAAGTGAGGGGCATAACTCGTCGGCGCCTGGATCAGGCCGCCCTGCCTCGCAGCTTCAGCGAGATTCACCTGACGGGCCGGCTTATTGAAGTAAAAGCGGGCGGCGCCGTCGACACCCAGCGCATCACCACCCAGATTGACGCAGTTCAGGTACAGTCTCAGGGCTTCATCTTTCGTCAGGTTCCATTCTAGCCAGGCCGCAAGCAAGATCTCTTTGACCGTGTCCTCGATACTGCGCTTAGGGTTTGAAACCAGACTCCGGACGAGCTGCCGGGTGATCGAAGAGTCGACCTGGTGAACGCGATCGTTCTGCGTTATCATCAGGAAAGCGCGCAGAGCGCCCGCAAAGTCGATGGCGAATTGGTCGTAGAAGTCGCGGTTCTCGGTTGCGAGCATGGCCTTGATCAGCGCGTCGGGAAAGCCCCCGAGAGGGACCGAAACGCCATGGTCAACCGTTCCGCGACCAATCGGAAGACCGGCCTGGTCAAACAGACACGCTGTGACACTGGAGGCCTTTAGCCAATCCTCTTGCAGAGGAGCGCGAATAGTGGAGACCGCAAATGCCATCGCTAGAATCAGTCCGCCAAGAACGAGGGTCAGGACTTCCGAAAGGGGCTCGACCAGCAGCCAGCGCTGCCATCGCCTGAGAGAGAGGCGGTCTAGACTGGTCAAGTAACGCCCATGTAATGGGCGCTTTCTTGCGAGGAAGACTAGGACGGAATTGAAAAAAGGTTCGCGATCCGACAAGCAGTGCAGGATCGTGGTCCTCCAGTTCGGCGGTATAATCTGACCCACGTCAATCTCTTTCAGTTTTTACTATCTGCACGAGCCTTTGAGGACGCGAAGTGGCGTTGCTGAAGCGCCGCGGCAAAACCTAAGGCGATAGATTGCATATCTCAGATGGCTCGGTCATTTAATGTCCGGTTAAGTGCGAGGTTGACATATGCAACGCGTGACCCGCTGCGTCCAAAGGCGCTTGCGGCCGAGTGTGTACTGGTCGAGAAGGATCAAATTGCGATGAATGTGCCAGCCATTCGGTTGTGCACCTCTCTGATCCGGCGATGACAACTCGAAATGCAGTGAGTGAACGTGGGATGGATCTTGAGCGCCATATTTAACGTCAGTTCACATATTTGCAGAGAATTCCGGACGCCGGGCCAAGGGTCCGGAGAAAGGTACCTTGGAAAACTCAGACTGTTCAAATCGATCGGCCATGGTGCAAGAGGATCGGGGACCAGAACAACCGGAAAGCTGCCCGAGCTGCTGTTTGTTCGAGCGCCCTTTCGTACCGAAATACCAGGCATCGATGGGTCCTGTTGTCTGATGTGGAGTCTGCCCTCGAATCGGCGAGCACGTTCGGCCGCCCACATAGGCGGCAAGTGTGGCGCCTTCGCGCGGTTGCTGAAGCGACAAATCGGCAAAACCTGACAAATGTTACAAGTGCATCAGCTTTCGTGCGGAAAAGTTGGCGAGGATGTGTAACCGCTGCCGTTGATCTGGTCCGTGGCCAACGGTGTTTCGGGAGCGAGACGAAGTAGCCCGGAGGGAAAAGCGGTTGGCCCTGCGTATATCGGCGCCTAGCGTAATGGCCCGCCACTCAAGGGAAACCCCTTGAATTTTGTGGCAGGCGCGAGCTGGCGCAAACTAACTAATCAGCGTGATAGACGCCAGTGCTGGTATACCGAATAAGTCGCATAAGCGGCACTCCTGCACGATGTCTTTCATTTGAGACGCCAAAAGGAGGGCAAGCAGCAGGCAAGCAATAGGGCAGACTTCGGCAGCTGAAGACGGTGCAAACGAGCCGTCAGCCGAAGTCATGTTGAGGCAACGGGTCGGCTTTTCCCATCAAGTGCGCATCGGTGAGAGTTAGGCGCGCATGGCGCGGCCGCGCGCGGGTGAGCATCATTGGGGTGGCACAGGAAACGGTGCAAGCAAGCGAGGTTTCGATTGTCAATCGCTGAAGTCTTGCTCGGCTGATCGAGCATTGAGTTGTTTGAGCAAAGTATGCTGAATCTTGCCCAAGGCGGTTCGTGGCAATTCTTGCGTGAAAATGACTTCCCGCGGCACTTTGAAACGCGCGAGATGCGATTGCACATGTGTTAGGAGTGCCTCCGCGCTAATCTGGGCTCCGGATCGCTTGATCACATACGCGACCGGTACCTCATCCCATTGCGGATCCGGCCGGCCGATGACGGCGCACTGTGCAACATCAGGGTGCTCCAAAAGTACACGTTCGACTTCTGCCGGATAGATGTTTTCGCCACCAGAAATGATCAAGTTCTTCTTACGGTCATGAACCCAAAAATAACCGTCGGCGTCGCGACTAGCGATGTCGCCAGTACGATACCAGCCGTCATGCATCACTTCACGCGTGGCGGGTCGATCGCCCCAATACTCGTGCAAAACGTTGGGCCCGCGCACTGCGATCTCACCCGGCGTCCCCGCGGGCACCTCGTTACCGGCCTCGTCCATGACGATCGCTTCGCAGCAAAGTCCGGGTAGGCCGGTCGACCCCTCCCGCGAAAGGTCACCCCCGAGCCTCGTATAGATCGCAATGGGGCTCGTTTCCGTCGAGCCGTACACCTGGAGTACGGTCACCCCGCTTGTAACCAAGCGATCAATCAGAGGCTGTGGCACGGTTGTCGAGCCCACCGAGATGGCTTTCAATGACGACAAATCAGCCGTCGACCACCTATGGTCCCCTGT includes the following:
- a CDS encoding nodulation protein NodZ — protein: MLVDLPMKERFVVSRRRTGFGDCLWSLAAAWQYAKRTGRTLVIDWRGSCYLDEPFTNAFGVFFEPIQSIAGVRVICDEQINQLSFPGPFFPAWWNRPSIDCVYRPNEQIFRERDELRRLFEDQNDTHANTVVCDACLMWGCDQDAERQIFQAVKLRSEIQSRIDAIYQEHFGGRSVIGVHVRHGNGEDVMGHAPYWVDPQLALGQVCAAIEKAKALPHAKPVTVFLCTDSPKVLRQVSAWFPDLFSISKRFQADQAGPLHSAELGAEGGFSALIEMYLLGRCDTVIRFPPTSAFTRYARLVAPRVIEFDLNDPSRLIVFDGEAVRKNS
- the nifA gene encoding nif-specific transcriptional activator NifA, yielding MQDNVSKFELSASKETKGGVDVVTVQIASECEWPGSEGGVSYPVDLPLNEIALRGVLEISNMLASPSRLEVALASVIDLLQSSLQMRHGVVSLLADDDVAEIAVGAGWSEGSDERYRMRLPQKAIEQIVSTGMPFVAEDVATNPAFSAADMEVLGASDHMRLSFIGVPIGVDGKVVGTLSIERLPDIDAMFPLDSDVRLLTMIANLVGQAVKLHRLVARDRKRLMAESYRWQKELLEFKQQARERKRVHIDGIIGTSPALRGLLDKIAVVAKSNATVLLRGESGTGKELVAKAIHELSPRAKRPFIKMNCAALPETVLESELFGHEKGAFTGALNSRKGRFELADKGTLFLDEIGEISGSFQAKLLRVLQEQEFERVGSGHTMKVDVRVIAATNKDLEGAVAKNEFRADLYYRISVVPLLLPPLRERRSDIPLLATEFLKSFNGENSRTLTFDPSAMEVLMNCGFPGNVRELENCVQRTATLAPGPFIFRSDFACCHGQCLSALLWKSGLGEPKPRAALSGEQSAKPPMSTPDAASSIAVLAPPVEATSADHAVLNGAKLTDRERLIAAMEKSGWVQAKAARLLGLTPRQIGYALRKYGIEIKRL
- a CDS encoding transglycosylase domain-containing protein, which gives rise to MTSLDRLSLRRWQRWLLVEPLSEVLTLVLGGLILAMAFAVSTIRAPLQEDWLKASSVTACLFDQAGLPIGRGTVDHGVSVPLGGFPDALIKAMLATENRDFYDQFAIDFAGALRAFLMITQNDRVHQVDSSITRQLVRSLVSNPKRSIEDTVKEILLAAWLEWNLTKDEALRLYLNCVNLGGDALGVDGAARFYFNKPARQVNLAEAARQGGLIQAPTSYAPHFELTAARARQRGAGQPGRKPGS